The Elaeis guineensis isolate ETL-2024a chromosome 11, EG11, whole genome shotgun sequence genomic interval AACTAAGAGATGGTacatcgagacgatcgccttgagggcgttaaatccggatcttccaagtatggtgttgtaggccgaaggcacttagacaaccgcaaaagtcaaatgaaccgtgctttgttgtggttcggtgccgaccgtcacgggcagggtaatttcactTTCCGTCGTGACGGCATCTCCggcaaagcctatcaagggcgtagagaccctcttgagtcggtcggttgatagttgcatccggaagaaggtcgagtaaaacaaaacatttgtcgaactttcattatctacaaaaatttttttacatcatagtttgctattgttgccgaaacaacaactgCATCGTCGTGGGGGGTTTGAATGCCCCAAACGTCTTCCTCTgtaaaagtaatcacgtcgtTTGGGCACAGCTTCTTCATGGGCTCCCCttcagcagacgtccccgggccaaatcgtttggaaatcatattgataacCCCGACCGTCGGCTGATTGATGGTCGCTTCCTCAATCGGTGGGGGTCGGCGGTCAGCCACAGGTCGAGTCGGTGGGTTCCTCCCGAATTTActgagataccctcggcggatgaaggcttcgatctcatccttaagctggatgcattgctcgttattgtggccgtggccccggtgaaatcgacagtacttccgtcggtcgaggccttttgccttcagaggcggaggccgtcgcaggtattcttccctctcgatctccatcaaaatctgcacacGGAAAGCGGAGAaaagagtataggagtcatacctggggcgtgtcagcCTTGGAATCTGCCGTCGGGGCAACTTTTGATTTCGTCGCGGGGGCGAGACCCGACCatcagtcgggggcctgctggattcggcggggtcccgacccttccttcgcttttccttcggacccttgaactcggtcgagcgccggtcggaggctccttcgtccgcgcgcatatacttgtacgcgcgctccagcaattcggcataggTGCGGGGAGGGCCTTGTCTAGGGAGTAGgtaaatcgggatgccctcagcccccgtttcatggctgagatagccatatcttcgttgaggtcccggacctcgagcgtggccgtgttgaatcgcaccacgaagtgtcggagcgtctcattttctctctgtttgagggagaaaaaactgtccgacgttcgcggcggcttccgactggtgctgaaaggagccacgaaagagtgctcgagctgcccgaaggagtggatactttccgatcgaagaccggagtaccaggccctgacagccttgcggagcgtggcggggaagccgatgcagaagagagcgtcggttgccccctgaatcgtcatgagagctttgtagctctccaggtggtcgatcgggtcggtggagccgtcgtagggctccacatgcggcatcttgaaccgattgggaatcggttcgtcgagaatgagtcgggagagaggttgggtggtctgaaagtcgacatcgtttgaagacttctgtccgtccacctgcaattgtgcaagtcgacggtcgatttcctcgaatctgcgttcgtagtcgtccgtccgtcggtgctgagagaccccaggagtggagtctccagaagattccgagagggaggcagacggcgttcgcggtcgcttctccttcctcgctcgctccagttGGGAGGGAGAGAGCCGCTGGGACTGATGGGCATCacgccgcggccgcccctcctctctGTGGGAGCACTGTGGCAGGCACTCCCGCGGAGAGGACGAAGGATGACgcaggcgtcggcggctgctcctggtgGGCATCGAacgtgccgccggttgcccggccggttgttgctggaggcttttgaccgcgtccgtcaacacggtcatctgccgcacaattgccgcgatctgtgcctccgtggtcaccgcaggGTGCGGAGAGGGCGGCGGAgaagcctcttcccgacgggaagagcgactcgccgacccggtgactctcgatcgttgagctctcttgtctttgtcattagtatcTACTGCTTTGCTAGACtttccctacctggcgcgccaatctgttggtaccaatcccctcgtcgcctggtcaccggaaacgagcgcctgcaaaaagaaagtccacactgatcgaaggcgactccgacggggaccctccgacggtcaagtcagagaggtgactgggcaatagTAAAATGAAGACAGAAAGCTCGATCGAGAGAGTGTGAGAAAGGGAGCAAGCCTGGGAGTTCTTTTGAAAAGATCCCCTCGCACTGTTGccctccccgatatatatagtggagcgtagtatggcgccgTTATTAATGGCgtagacaattgaagaattgtcaactcgccGTAGaccgtcagagtcgccgtgaaaatgtcacatcgccgtgggactgtcaaatcattaggattgacaatgccctaggtgggagAATGCCCTTAGACGGCAGTGCCGCATActgttgtcagggctgacagtcttcGACAGCTGCACAGCGATCGGagaagtcgaccgaccctagatcGATGGCCAGCTGTGCAGCGTCAAGTGGAGATTCGGACCTCTTCGACGATCAGTCggacatgttgcgagagtcgaccatcagactccctggttcagtcggtagagagccgttAATCGACCGGTAAAGACGTCCGACGATCGATCGATCGGTCGATCGGTTGTGTCCGATTATAAGCCGGCGTGAGCAggatcggtcggtattccccaatatGATTCATTGAAACAAACAGCACCATGCTATTACAACAGTTGCagtttaattcaaaatttgaattaaaaacttAACTGATATAAAGGGAGGGAAACCCACCCAAatttattattgaaaaaaagAATGTACAAAAGAAacgtaaaaaagagaaaaagaaatcctaGTACAGAAAAAAAAAACCTCATCAAACCATCAaaaccaaaattcaaatttcaaatttgaatttcaaaaaagaGAAACCCCCGTCCTGCCGCCGACGGCGATGAAACAATGCCAATCGTCGGAGGAGAACGTCAAATCCACTTGTCCCAAGAGGAAGGGGGACAGGCGGCTTCTCACCAAATTGACGATACCTCTATCCAATGTAGCCATGGATGGTCGTTTCGCCTTCACCGTCGACAACGCCGGCAGCTcagagaaggaagaaatcagGCGGTCGGAGAGGAAGTGGGCAACTGGGGAAGAGCAAATGCTGGCGACTAGAAGAAGGAGAAAGTCCATAGTCGACTCGGGCCAACGGGTGCCTAGATCCTGACATCGGAAGAGAAGAGAACAGATGCCAAGGAGGGCCTCAGAACAGAGGGGGAAGCCGTCACTCAAGAACCACCAGAGTACGAGGGCTTTGATCTCGCTGCCCGAAGAGAGGAGAAGCAGTCCGAAGCCCAGATATTTTCAGccagagagaggagaggaagggAGTCCAGCAGCGGGAAAAGAGAGAGtcgaagagagggagaagatatTCGCGAATTCCGGCGAGAAAAGTCTGATAACGCCCCGTGAAAAACTGGCAGAGCTGGTCCACCACCGAAAGAGACCAAcgaagagggagggagagagacagagagagagagggaggctcGGCTTTTTGCTGTCCATCATCCATCGGAGGGAGAGATCTgtcgaagagagaagagagggaaggCGGATCCATGGCTGAAAGGGATCgacgaagaggaagaaagagagagagaaagtgggaccTGGCCTTCTGCCGCCCATCGCCCGTCGGAGTGTGAGATCTGTCGTTGGGAACCGGAAgacaaagagaagagagggagggaggaaccGGAAGaccaagagaagagagggagggagggggaagaAGGGACATGGcgggagagaggaaggagaaaagAAGGAGGGAGAGCGCTTGGCACCGACCGTCTGAAGAGAAGAGAACAGGTGTGGCCGACGGTTGCTCGAAGAAAGGAAGAGACttgggaagaggaagagagagagagagggatgtggGGGTTGAACATGGATCCCAACCGACCCCGTGCCAGAACAGAGAGGAGGAGTagagaaacagagagagagagagaggagggggagggAGGCAAGAGGGGGTGCTCAACGACTGGcattaaagagagagagagggggggcccGATGGCTGGCAACAAAGAGAGGGAATGGGCTTACCTGAGGGGGTTCCAAccgcaaagagatagaaaaaatcggagaggaaaccCATCGGAGAAGGCCTCATCGGAGAAGACAGGAGGCCCAAGGGAACCAACGGTGAAGAGAAAAGGAAGGATGGGGAAGAATGGGAGAGAGAAGAGGagtgagagagagaagaggagtgagagagagagagaggggtccgGCAGCCGGCTGACGCCAGCTGGCTGCTGGGGAACGGACCCGTCGGAAGGCTCTGGAACACGAAGTCAGAGGGACGAAAAAAGTTCTCAGagcttctctctctaaaaagaatagatagagaaaaatatgatcattattattatcttttttttgaaaaaattattatgtctatatataaatattatcacaGCAAAACCTTTATGCAACCTGAGTTACCATTACTCtcacaaaaaaattttagatactctCATTCCCAATAAATTCCCCCATACATTTCTTTACCATCCCtttgaggagagagagagaacgacagagagagagagaggaggtgcacttgtcaaaagcaaaaaaaatgcTTATCAAGTTACATGGAGGATGGCAGTCATAAATTTTTTCGGCCACATGCATCACATATATAGAGAAATATGATGTTTCCTATAATAATCAAATTTATGAGATCATGTTGAGATCTTGAGTTGAACGTAGAGCAAGGACCAATTATAATTTGAAAGAATTATTGCTATTGTCGTCTACTAATTATGATGCATTATTTTTTGACAAAAGAAGTTGTCATTTGAGGCTACGAATGTTGAAACAAGAGCCCACTTTGGGACCATCATCATGGTCGTAAATGGAGTCATTATGGCGATGTTCACGCGGGTCGCTCCTCTAACTAGCCGATGCAGCGGAAAAGGGGCCTAACTCATGGAGCGGAGGTCATGAGACCTACCACTACTTTCTTCGTTGGAGTCTCCCCAATTTTTTTCAGAAAGAATAAGCCCTTTTTCCCATTAAAGTCTTGAAGCTGGccaaagaaaaaaattctttaggCTTCCACTAGCAGGGATACGATAATTTTATCCGGCTCTCCGCCGGATACAATCCAAATAGGAtagattttatttgattaaattaaaatttaaaataaattttatattaatttttataatttaatttaaatttaaatttaatttttttaattttaattatagcaataaaatcttttagattccCTTGCAGTCCCAATTAAGTCTATTAGCCCCCATGGATGgaaactaataaaaataaataaaaaataattatttataattaacatgatagcttttaaaaattaaaaaaaatatgacataaCAAAAATGATAGCAAGTAAATAATTAAGtgctatattatatttttattttaaaaaattatcatgttagctataaataattattttttattaatttttgttaGCTCCTTCCACAGAGACTAACAGGAGGACTTAATTGAGACTCAAAGAGAATCTAAGAGATTTGATTGCTATAATTAAAACTAGAGGGATTAAAGTGGAATCTAGATAAAACTAGAGCGACTAATATAGAGTTTGTCCTTATgatgaatatagattttaaaaaaatatatattcaaagtaAATTTGAATCGGATATAGATAATAATATGCTCCACTCTGAATCTGACCTAATATCATCTTAATCTATATCTTCActtcaaaaattataattattttataatatttatatatgtatccaATCCGATCCTTTTTATCCATCTATTATCAATGGAACTCTGGTACCTCACTCAAAAATATGGATGGACTTTGGTCGTGGCCAACCTATACATTAGCCACTGACCCTCACATCAACCGTCGATCTATACATAGATTTTCGACCTTGTTGCTCCTAATCTCCGCGCTTGAAGTCGGATAGCCGAGGTGAAGATAGCCGAGGTGACGCTGTCGCGGAAGCTTCACTCGAATACCTGCAAAAAGCCCTCATCAGGGTGTTCTCTAGTGAAGATCCTTCGACACTCAAATCAGGAGATGGAGAATAATGAAAATGAGAGAGTGGAAATGAAGAACTTACTTTGAGGGTCTCTGTGCCCCTTTATTTATAAGAAGAAATTGGAGTCATATACGTCTCGAAGTTTTGATAGCTTTTTGCATTTGGCATATGGATTGATTCGGAGAAGTTATTTTCTTTTGCGAGAGACTCAATCATGGAAGAATCCttctttatttgaattttttcaattcaTGAGAGAGAGAGACGGATTTGTCGGTGAAGAGCTTAGCTCGGCTATGGATGAGCTAAAATAGATCGTCCAAAATCGAGATTTTGGAGACCGTGGTGTGCTCGTTGTTGACCTCAGATGATTTGGAATTAGTTGATTATGGACGAGCTAAAATAGGTTGTCCAAGACCAAGGTGAAATCGTCATCAAGGGCTGAGGATAGATAGTAGCCACAACTATCTCGATGGAGTATATCTGATGACCTTCGTGACTATTATATGCACGTGATCTGACAAATGTCCATCTCTCATAGATCGATCTGAACCGAGGATCCTTTCAGCCGAGGTCAAGGTACAGATCCACAACAGACCTCATCATCAATATTCCCATATATAGAAGCCAGCAATCCATACTTCGACCACCGATCCTTCTATCAACAACCAACCCCCTCTATCATTGGCTGACCCCATCTCTGTGCACATCAAATTGCTGACCTATATGTCGACCGACTCTCTCATCATCAAAGCGATCTCTGATCAGGCTTCGAGTTCCGACCCCACATCGGCTCTGACCTAGGTATCCACTGCCAATACTCATTTCCAACAGTACGTGTGGTAGGTCGTCGAGCCACTCCCTTCGACCCCTCTTCGATCATCATTTTCAAAAAGATTGACAGAAAACTCCCGTACAATTCCATCTAATCATGCTCCCACTAGAAACAGCTGACTATCGACCAGATAAGATAGGTACAATCTCTCAATATTGAGAAACTAAACCAAAGATTTTGAGATAATGCATCCAAAAGAGTTGGAACAATATTCAATTCTTCTCTCCTACAACTCTCATCTTTATAAATAGAGTTAACCAGGAGACCCTCAAGATAGATAATTTCTCCCGTATGCTTCTTCCTATCTATTTTGTTGATTCCTAAGTTAAGCATCGAAAAATTCATTCAGAACTAATCCCGATCAGAGACTTATTTTATAAATTCAGTCGTCGTCATCTTATCGGTCACCGTCTCACTCCAGTCGATCTGATCCAAGTCAGAAATCTGCCACAATACCATCCTATTTGATTCGATTTGTATCTCTATTTGATATCTGACCCAAGATAGATATGCGACAGTTATAAATATAGAGTTTTTAATTATAGAATGAATATCGATATTGTTTGATTTGATCCGTATCTTATTTGGTGCCATCTCTATTTGCTGATACGAAATAGCATCCATGACTTACAATTTTTTGAGTTAGCACTTCATTGTttttttaagaattattcttTACTTCTTTCTTATAGAATGATGGGCAAAAAtaagcaaataaaaaattattattattaatattttttatagattataattAAGACTGAGCATAGATTGgattcgatcagattgagaaaaaaattttatccgacCAAATCCAATcggattgaagaaaattcaatccGTTACTGACCGTTTATCGTATAGAAACTGTTTGAAATAGAAATGAATAGTTTACAGCGGGTTCAGATGGATTATATTGGTTTGGCCTTCAATATTGatccaatattaattttaaatttaatattaatttatttaatttttttttatcaatttaatataaaaaaattttaatttttaaaataaaatttaaataaaatattaaagtattgaagtctaaacaaTGTTGTCCAAAATAAAATGTGTTTGTGAACTATAACGTCGGCTAGATTTGATTtcatatgaattaaaaatataaaaattaaatttaattataaataattatttttttataaattttaattttatttaatttaatttatatccaTCAATCGATCAAAACCGTTGTTTATTGATCGGATTGGATGGATTCTTCGATTTCGATTATTTGCTCAGCCCACAGCCCAAGTTATAACGACCTCAATTTTAATCTATCGGTGCGCCAGCGGGTGGAAAAcattaaaaaaatctcaaatctcatcaatccaattaaaaatcagacgGACAGAAACCATCCACCTACCTGGATTACGAGGAGCCCTGGCAGCCCAAGATCCGACCGCAGATCTCGTATCAATTTTTCCATTCTCCCCTTGTACGCCACCGCGTCGGCGCGGGTCACCGTATCGCTCTCACCCTGGTACCACAGCACCGCACCTACCCGGCTGCCGCCGCCACCGGCTGCCCTCGCCCGCCGCACCATCTCCCCATACAGCCGCGTCCCCTTCTCCCACTGGGTTATCTTGGTGCCCCCTATGGCGCACGGCACGAGGCCCACGACCGCCGGCGCGGCGGCGGAGTTCAGGATCTCGTGGGCGAAGGGCATGCCGGGCCCCACACCGCAGGTCTTAAGCACGTCGATGTCGGCGTGGAGGGGCTCTCGCGCTTCCTCCCACCGTAGGCCTGCGTTCAGGCGGAGTATCGATGGGCTCGGCCGGCATTCCGGCGGGACGACGTGGTTCCACCGGTCGCCGGTGACGCCGCCACGCCCGGCCATGTTACTCTGCCCGGCCAGTATGAAGATCAGCTTCCCGGCCTCCGCCGCCGCACCGGCTCCGGCTCCGCCCGAGCAGGCAAAGAGGTGCGAGGGGGAGACTGATGCGAGCAGCTGCAGAAGTAGCGAGACGAGCGGAAACATGGCGTTTTTTCTTGTGAGTGCTTGTTGTGTGTCCCGAGAGAGAATATAGAGAAGAAGGCGAGAATTATCGGTTAGCTCACCTGTGTAATACCAAATCAGCACACCACCTaagcaaataaattttttctcgttcaaaatgataaaaattaaaatctgtcataattaataataattttattatatttaattttttttatcaaatttgaaaaatagtATATTTTTTTAACTAATAGATAATGTGTTGACTTGGAGGAGGTCCTGAGACGTAACAGTGTAGCTTTATTCTGGTTCGAGGTCTCTTGAGACGTAATTTGtttgttagagagagagagagagaggcaagtgaGTAATGGATCACAAGTTTGGCTCATGGCTCATATATGGGTGGGGTTTATCGGTGAATTATGGCCATGGGATCGAGGGAATATTGAATGAGgatttaaaaattagaaaaaaaataaaaataaatattaagagATATTTGATTGGAGGGAGTG includes:
- the LOC105054546 gene encoding probable carbohydrate esterase At4g34215 isoform X1, yielding MFPLVSLLLQLLASVSPSHLFACSGGAGAGAAAEAGKLIFILAGQSNMAGRGGVTGDRWNHVVPPECRPSPSILRLNAGLRWEEAREPLHADIDVLKTCGVGPGMPFAHEILNSAAAPAVVGLVPCAIGGTKITQWEKGTRLYGEMVRRARAAGGGGSRVGAVLWYQGESDTVTRADAVAYKGRMEKLIRDLRSDLGLPGLLVIQVALASGEGNFTDIVRQAQKGISLPNVACVDAKGLALQTDHLHLTTQAQVQLGKMLATCYLNHSKIK
- the LOC105054546 gene encoding probable carbohydrate esterase At4g34215 isoform X2; this translates as MFPLVSLLLQLLASVSPSHLFACSGGAGAGAAAEAGKLIFILAGQSNMAGRGGVTGDRWNHVVPPECRPSPSILRLNAGLRWEEAREPLHADIDVLKTCGVGPGMPFAHEILNSAAAPAVVGLVPCAIGGTKITQWEKGTRLYGEMVRRARAAGGGGSRVGAVLWYQGESDTVTRADAVAYKGRMEKLIRDLRSDLGLPGLLVIQVFE